A section of the Rhodobacteraceae bacterium M382 genome encodes:
- a CDS encoding glycosyltransferase family 2 protein gives MNILAVLTVRNEAAFLLEWLAHHRAVGFTNFLVFSNDCQDGTDVMLDQLQSLGHLTHVRNDGPYEQGGIQFTALKRASRMKPVKHADWILPLDVDEFVNIHTGDGTVQALLAALPDADAITLTWRLFGNADVLRFADRPITAQFTKCAPEILYWPWRAAMFKTLYRNDGTYGKLGVHRPRSPDQDRLETCRWFDCAGRELDQQFRTKRIFSNYGRPNFDLAQLNHYPLGSMESYVLKADRGRAVHSDHLLDVDYWVERNFNGDTDTSITRYDDARRAGVAQLMSDPELSRLHTAAVAWRQARFLALMEQEPYRALFARLMMTPPSRPINAATAQTLTGFANLGRRKANNS, from the coding sequence GTGAACATCCTTGCCGTTCTGACCGTACGCAACGAAGCGGCGTTCCTGCTGGAATGGCTGGCGCATCATCGGGCCGTCGGGTTCACGAATTTCCTGGTGTTTTCAAATGATTGCCAGGATGGCACCGATGTGATGCTGGACCAATTGCAAAGCCTGGGTCATCTGACCCATGTGCGCAATGACGGTCCCTATGAACAGGGCGGCATCCAGTTCACCGCGCTGAAACGGGCCTCTCGGATGAAACCGGTGAAACACGCCGACTGGATCCTGCCGCTGGACGTGGATGAATTCGTCAATATCCACACAGGTGACGGCACCGTCCAGGCGCTGCTGGCAGCCCTTCCGGATGCGGATGCGATCACGTTGACCTGGCGATTGTTCGGCAATGCGGATGTGCTGCGCTTTGCGGATCGCCCCATCACCGCGCAATTCACCAAATGCGCCCCCGAGATCCTGTATTGGCCGTGGCGGGCGGCGATGTTCAAGACGCTGTATCGCAATGATGGAACTTATGGCAAACTGGGCGTGCACCGACCCCGATCACCGGATCAGGACCGTCTGGAAACCTGTCGCTGGTTCGACTGCGCCGGGCGCGAACTGGACCAGCAATTCCGCACCAAACGGATCTTCTCCAACTATGGCCGCCCCAATTTTGACCTCGCCCAGCTGAACCACTACCCGCTGGGATCAATGGAAAGTTACGTGCTCAAGGCCGATCGCGGGCGGGCGGTGCATTCGGACCATCTTCTGGATGTGGATTATTGGGTCGAACGCAATTTCAACGGCGATACCGACACCAGCATCACCCGCTACGACGATGCCCGCCGCGCAGGTGTTGCACAGCTGATGTCCGACCCGGAGCTGTCCCGCCTGCACACCGCAGCCGTGGCCTGGCGCCAGGCCCGGTTTCTGGCGCTGATGGAGCAGGAACCCTATCGCGCCCTGTTTGCCCGATTGATGATGACCCCCCCGTCGCGGCCCATCAATGCAGCCACGGCCCAGACCCTGACCGGTTTTGCCAATCTGGGACGGCGCAAGGCCAACAACAGCTGA